The following are encoded in a window of Mycobacteroides chelonae CCUG 47445 genomic DNA:
- a CDS encoding LysM peptidoglycan-binding domain-containing protein: protein MADTLTQGQKLDSGQSLTSNNGAYTLTLQDDGNLVLADGGSPVWASDTSGHSAGRAEVQSDGNFVVYDNGGGALWSSNTEGRSDVKLVLQDDRNLVLYAGADSVWSSGTQTDTPVAPAESVEVAPAAVEEPAPAPEPRTYTVVSGDTLWAIAERFYGDGNQYQKIADASGVANPDLIQPGQVLTIPE from the coding sequence GTGGCGGACACACTTACCCAGGGTCAGAAGCTGGATTCGGGACAGAGCCTCACCTCGAACAACGGCGCGTACACCCTGACTCTGCAGGATGACGGCAACCTGGTTCTGGCCGATGGCGGTAGCCCCGTGTGGGCCTCCGACACCAGCGGACACAGCGCTGGCCGCGCAGAGGTGCAGAGCGACGGAAACTTCGTGGTCTACGACAACGGTGGCGGCGCGCTGTGGAGCAGCAACACCGAAGGCCGTTCCGACGTGAAGCTGGTTCTGCAGGACGACCGCAACCTGGTGCTCTACGCAGGCGCCGACTCCGTGTGGTCCTCGGGCACCCAGACCGACACCCCGGTCGCTCCGGCCGAGTCGGTTGAGGTTGCTCCGGCCGCCGTGGAGGAGCCCGCTCCTGCCCCGGAGCCCCGCACCTACACGGTCGTGTCGGGTGACACCCTGTGGGCCATCGCCGAGCGCTTCTACGGCGACGGCAACCAGTACCAGAAGATTGCCGACGCGAGCGGCGTTGCCAACCCCGATCTGATTCAGCCGGGTCAGGTTCTGACCATCCCGGAGTAA
- a CDS encoding ArsR/SmtB family transcription factor, translating into MHAFDILGDSVRRRIVELIHAGEMSSGAVTEVIRSEFAISQPAVSQHLKVLRDNGFATVRNEGTRRLYSLDVAPLREVDRWLDTFRRNWTPHLDALATEISRGKRHRASASPRNDKENIS; encoded by the coding sequence GTGCACGCCTTCGACATACTCGGGGACTCGGTGCGTCGGCGCATTGTGGAGCTGATCCACGCGGGGGAGATGTCCTCCGGTGCCGTTACCGAGGTGATCCGGTCGGAGTTCGCGATAAGCCAGCCTGCCGTGTCACAGCATCTGAAGGTGCTGCGCGACAACGGGTTCGCAACGGTACGCAACGAAGGAACCCGACGGCTCTACAGCCTGGACGTCGCGCCGCTACGGGAAGTGGACCGCTGGCTCGACACCTTTCGCCGCAACTGGACTCCGCATTTGGATGCGCTGGCCACCGAGATCTCCCGCGGTAAGCGGCACCGCGCATCCGCAAGCCCCCGAAACGACAAGGAGAACATCTCGTGA
- a CDS encoding HNH endonuclease signature motif containing protein, translating to MSSIMDVEAGQVLAELAGALDALSELDPQTLTQGDRLAVLREVEAFVRRIPAATHGLVNDLVAYHVPGMFGGASPPDTLADALRITRSDARRRIRDAAELAPRVALSGDRIEPVLAGTAIAQQAGTAGHDHIAVIRQFWDRLPRAVDAVSRAAAERQLAELAGTLRPDELRKAADRLLAYLDPDGSFTGDADRARRRGFRMGRQGIDLMTPGEFDLDPELRSYLDAIFAKYAAPGMCNPDDETPCVGDDSDADAARRDSRSVAQRQHDALKAICRSVLSSGELGRHRGLPVTAVVTATLRELEAASGNAVTGGGSLVPITDLIRMASHAHHYLAIFDDDGRALHLGRAKRIATEDQRIVLTAKDRGCTYPGCDQPAYHCQVHHMDEWAYGGSTDIDSLTLGCEGHHKLLGAADQHWRAVRGLDGRTWWIPPAHVDPARSPRINWFHHPDGYLRE from the coding sequence ATGAGTTCGATAATGGATGTGGAGGCGGGCCAGGTCCTCGCGGAGCTCGCCGGCGCCCTCGACGCATTGTCGGAACTGGATCCGCAGACTCTCACACAGGGTGACCGTCTCGCCGTCCTACGCGAGGTCGAGGCCTTCGTGCGCCGGATTCCCGCCGCGACCCACGGGCTTGTCAATGACCTTGTGGCCTATCATGTTCCGGGCATGTTCGGTGGCGCTAGTCCGCCCGATACCCTCGCGGATGCGCTTCGGATCACCCGCTCCGACGCCCGACGACGCATCCGGGACGCCGCGGAACTCGCTCCAAGGGTCGCGCTCAGCGGTGACCGGATCGAGCCGGTGCTCGCGGGCACCGCCATCGCGCAGCAGGCGGGCACCGCCGGGCATGACCACATCGCGGTTATCCGCCAGTTCTGGGACCGACTCCCCCGCGCCGTCGATGCAGTGTCACGGGCAGCCGCTGAGAGGCAGCTCGCGGAGCTGGCGGGAACGCTGCGGCCCGACGAGCTCCGCAAGGCCGCGGACAGGCTCCTGGCCTATCTCGATCCCGACGGGAGCTTCACCGGCGACGCCGACCGTGCTCGACGGCGAGGGTTCAGAATGGGGCGTCAGGGTATTGACCTCATGACGCCCGGGGAATTCGACCTCGACCCCGAGCTGCGTTCCTATCTCGACGCGATCTTCGCCAAGTACGCAGCACCGGGCATGTGCAACCCCGATGATGAAACACCTTGCGTAGGTGACGATTCAGACGCAGATGCGGCGCGGCGGGATAGCCGATCCGTTGCACAACGCCAGCATGATGCACTCAAGGCGATCTGTCGGTCCGTGTTGTCATCGGGTGAACTGGGTCGTCATCGCGGATTGCCGGTGACCGCGGTGGTCACCGCAACACTGCGTGAGCTCGAAGCGGCTTCGGGTAACGCGGTGACCGGCGGAGGCTCACTCGTGCCGATCACCGATCTGATCCGGATGGCCAGTCACGCCCATCATTATCTGGCCATCTTCGATGACGACGGTCGTGCGTTGCATCTGGGGCGGGCGAAACGGATCGCCACCGAGGACCAGCGGATCGTGTTGACCGCCAAGGATCGTGGCTGTACCTACCCGGGCTGCGATCAACCCGCGTATCACTGCCAGGTACACCACATGGACGAGTGGGCCTACGGCGGCAGTACCGATATCGACTCCCTCACCCTGGGCTGCGAAGGGCATCACAAGCTACTGGGAGCCGCGGACCAGCACTGGAGAGCAGTGCGCGGTCTGGACGGTCGTACCTGGTGGATCCCACCCGCGCATGTCGACCCGGCGCGCTCGCCACGTATCAATTGGTTCCACCATCCGGACGGCTACCTGCGGGAGTAG
- a CDS encoding NAD-dependent epimerase/dehydratase family protein, whose protein sequence is MTTQRAFITGANGFVGRALSRHLRTLGWEVRGVDLAADPAHDVRAGDINVEGPWLADAAAADAIFHTAAIVSNTAAADAAWRINVLGTKKVIDATSPGAVFVHLSSVRAFSDIDFPDMVTEDHPVRTDGNTYVDTKIASEQVVLQAHAAHRIDARIVRPGDIYGPGSRPWTLLPLAMIRSNQFVLPAMGKGIFSPIYIDDVIEGITRVATRDAASGQIFTISGGVGVACAQFFGHYYRMLGKRGPLVLPTTAAVGLARAKTSILALSGRTTEANAASVRYLTRTGTYSIAKAQSILEFRPQFSLESGMQATQAWLQGQGLLG, encoded by the coding sequence ATGACGACTCAACGCGCGTTCATCACTGGCGCAAATGGATTCGTGGGCCGCGCACTCTCGCGGCACCTTCGCACCCTGGGTTGGGAAGTCCGCGGTGTCGATCTGGCGGCAGACCCCGCACACGACGTCCGCGCCGGAGACATCAACGTTGAGGGGCCGTGGCTAGCCGACGCCGCGGCCGCGGATGCGATCTTCCACACCGCAGCAATAGTGTCGAACACCGCAGCAGCCGACGCGGCCTGGCGCATCAATGTGCTTGGGACGAAAAAGGTTATCGATGCCACGTCGCCTGGGGCCGTGTTCGTACACCTATCGTCGGTTCGGGCGTTCTCGGACATCGACTTCCCCGATATGGTCACCGAAGATCATCCTGTCCGAACCGACGGGAACACGTACGTTGACACCAAAATCGCAAGCGAACAAGTGGTACTACAGGCGCACGCGGCCCACCGGATAGACGCGCGGATCGTACGCCCCGGTGATATCTACGGGCCCGGATCCCGGCCATGGACGCTGCTGCCGTTGGCGATGATCCGCAGTAACCAATTCGTGTTGCCGGCGATGGGCAAGGGGATCTTTTCGCCGATCTACATCGATGACGTCATCGAAGGCATCACGCGCGTGGCTACACGCGACGCGGCAAGCGGCCAGATCTTCACAATCTCCGGAGGAGTTGGGGTCGCATGCGCACAGTTCTTCGGTCACTACTACCGCATGCTCGGTAAGCGCGGACCCTTGGTGCTACCCACCACCGCTGCAGTCGGCTTGGCCAGAGCGAAGACGTCCATTCTCGCGCTGTCAGGCAGGACGACTGAAGCCAACGCCGCCTCCGTGCGATACCTCACCAGGACCGGAACCTACTCGATTGCCAAAGCGCAGAGCATTCTGGAGTTCAGGCCTCAGTTCAGCCTCGAATCCGGCATGCAAGCGACCCAAGCCTGGTTGCAGGGCCAAGGGCTCCTCGGATGA
- a CDS encoding SRPBCC family protein: MIDVQHQLNAVRRAVGTRTFQAREARVVTVSQTYETSAEDLWDACTNSERIPRWFLPITGDLRVGGHYSLEGNASGTVLTCDAPHSFSASWEAMGATSWIEVTITPESGDRATFTLEHISDICDDDEHWLQFGPGAVGVGWDSGILGLAGYLASPEDRITPEEGAAWAAGDEGRAFMAGSSERWYEAAVASGMDPAQARGMADRTTQAYTAG; the protein is encoded by the coding sequence GTGATCGATGTTCAGCATCAGCTCAACGCTGTCCGCCGCGCGGTCGGCACCAGGACATTCCAGGCCCGAGAGGCGCGCGTTGTGACGGTCAGTCAGACCTACGAAACCAGCGCCGAAGACCTATGGGATGCCTGTACCAATTCCGAACGCATCCCGCGATGGTTCCTGCCGATCACCGGAGACTTGCGCGTCGGAGGCCATTACTCATTGGAGGGCAACGCATCTGGAACCGTGCTCACCTGCGACGCACCGCATTCGTTCAGCGCGTCCTGGGAAGCCATGGGCGCCACCAGCTGGATCGAGGTGACGATCACCCCCGAGTCCGGCGACCGGGCCACCTTCACCCTGGAACACATCTCCGATATCTGCGACGACGACGAACACTGGCTGCAGTTCGGTCCGGGCGCCGTCGGAGTCGGTTGGGACTCCGGGATTCTCGGCCTGGCCGGATACCTCGCGTCACCGGAGGATCGGATCACTCCCGAAGAGGGAGCGGCCTGGGCGGCCGGCGATGAGGGGCGCGCATTCATGGCCGGCTCCAGCGAACGGTGGTACGAGGCGGCCGTCGCCTCCGGCATGGACCCAGCGCAGGCCCGAGGCATGGCTGATCGCACCACGCAGGCCTATACCGCGGGCTGA
- a CDS encoding APH(3'') family aminoglycoside O-phosphotransferase has translation MDGRLIDLSAWEPVTTGESGALVYRSADRTRYAKTGGADLEAERDRIEWLSTRDVPGPNVLEWTPGPSGPVLITSAVLGTPADQLDADDLDRAWPAIAEAVRRLHALPTAQCPFTRNLDAMMALAHDVVARDAVNPDFLPDGDRDVPAAELLARVAADVPERLAQEAGDLAVCHGDLCLPNIVIAPEGFSVAGFIDLGRLGVADRHADLALLFANSRETWPEDARAATARARFLDAYGTRADLDRLEFYLQLDPLTWD, from the coding sequence CTGGACGGGCGTTTGATCGACCTCTCGGCCTGGGAACCTGTCACAACAGGGGAGTCCGGCGCCTTGGTCTACCGGTCGGCCGACCGCACGCGCTACGCGAAAACGGGCGGTGCCGACCTTGAGGCCGAGCGAGATCGCATCGAATGGCTTAGCACTCGGGATGTCCCGGGCCCGAACGTCCTTGAATGGACACCGGGGCCCAGCGGCCCCGTGTTGATCACCTCGGCCGTTCTGGGCACGCCCGCCGATCAGCTGGACGCGGACGATCTGGACAGGGCGTGGCCCGCCATCGCCGAGGCAGTGCGCCGACTGCACGCACTGCCGACGGCACAGTGCCCATTCACGCGGAATCTGGACGCGATGATGGCGCTCGCGCATGATGTGGTGGCCCGCGATGCTGTCAATCCGGACTTTCTGCCCGATGGGGACCGTGATGTTCCCGCCGCGGAGCTCCTGGCGCGTGTCGCAGCCGACGTACCGGAGCGCCTGGCCCAGGAGGCCGGCGACCTGGCGGTGTGCCACGGCGACTTGTGTCTGCCGAATATCGTCATCGCTCCAGAAGGCTTTTCGGTCGCCGGATTCATCGACCTCGGCAGGCTCGGAGTGGCGGATCGGCACGCGGATCTCGCATTGCTCTTCGCCAATTCGCGGGAGACCTGGCCAGAGGATGCACGAGCGGCCACCGCCCGTGCGCGGTTCCTGGACGCCTACGGGACACGTGCAGACCTTGACCGGTTGGAGTTCTACCTGCAGCTCGATCCGCTGACCTGGGACTAG
- a CDS encoding cyclic nucleotide-binding domain-containing protein, whose protein sequence is MLFIVAGCVRLTAVAADGAEISVGTLYEGSFLGQSTLTRQPVIGCAYAVGEVAIVQIEREQVETLVHRNPLLMQEFGRTIEVRRANVRRAITSDTLAKSKSG, encoded by the coding sequence ATGCTGTTCATCGTTGCGGGCTGCGTACGTCTCACAGCGGTCGCCGCGGATGGTGCGGAGATATCGGTCGGCACTCTCTATGAAGGTTCCTTTCTTGGGCAGAGCACGCTCACCCGTCAACCCGTGATCGGTTGCGCGTATGCCGTTGGCGAAGTCGCTATTGTGCAGATCGAACGCGAGCAGGTCGAGACGCTGGTGCACCGGAACCCCTTGCTCATGCAGGAGTTTGGCCGCACGATCGAAGTACGAAGGGCTAATGTCCGCCGGGCAATCACCAGCGATACTCTTGCGAAGAGCAAGAGCGGTTGA
- a CDS encoding VOC family protein has product MTTSAMPPDVSGFGRVTQIAWVTDDLDATESMLSAVFGVKKWTRIPDVHFGPDSCTYRGAPADFTATIALSYLDDMQLELIRPVSGVSIYSEFLEQHPPGLHHVCMEPPDIDAAVQQATARGMAVVQDGVMPGGMRFAYLSAPEAALPYMELAHVPSEIRAFYDYIKSEQA; this is encoded by the coding sequence ATGACCACATCGGCAATGCCGCCGGATGTTTCTGGATTTGGACGCGTCACCCAAATTGCTTGGGTTACTGATGATCTCGATGCCACGGAAAGCATGCTCAGTGCCGTATTCGGGGTCAAGAAATGGACACGAATTCCAGATGTGCACTTCGGCCCCGACTCATGCACCTATCGCGGTGCACCGGCCGACTTCACCGCGACCATCGCGCTGAGCTACCTCGACGACATGCAACTCGAACTGATCCGCCCGGTCAGCGGTGTAAGCATCTATTCGGAGTTTCTGGAACAACATCCCCCGGGGCTGCACCACGTATGCATGGAACCGCCCGACATCGACGCTGCGGTCCAACAGGCCACGGCACGCGGCATGGCAGTGGTCCAAGACGGTGTGATGCCCGGCGGTATGCGCTTTGCCTACCTCTCGGCACCTGAGGCCGCGTTGCCGTACATGGAACTGGCCCATGTCCCGTCCGAAATCCGGGCGTTCTACGACTACATCAAGAGTGAGCAGGCATGA